A genomic segment from Sandaracinaceae bacterium encodes:
- the hflX gene encoding GTPase HflX, protein MQIHGNTSGLAPRETKALERIYQRRLPFDKLTTTELTRDLVSVSHATGRQVGVLADRAGSIHHVIIGDASRLMLPDVGRLRAGSGRLRGLRLVHTHLYDEPLTRDDLVDLTRLRLDMVAAICLAPGEDRALSVYYGHNIPIAEGSSDAPFRTFGPIPIAKLDANPAEIVPALEAEFARASKARTVTGKDGRAILMHVCEKKHARNAEDSLRELEELARTAGVEVADSLVQVRERIDPKLVMGRGKLDDVVIRAMQLDAEVLIFDRELGPAQAAAIAHLTDLKVLDRTQLILDIFAQRAESNDGKLQVELAQMKYLLPRLGQKDDSLSRLTGGIGGRGPGETKLEVGRRRARDRIDRLNRELKQLSKQRKQRRSKRNQSGVAVVAVVGYTNAGKSTLLNTLTGSDVIAEDKLFATLDTRARRMRLPSGRELVLTDTVGFIRDLPKDLFAAFKATFEEAQDADLLLHVIDASDPAWDEHVATTEELLTRLELDRMPRVLVFNKADKLDPGVVAHMAEVRGAAHSAATSAAGVQPVIERLERELQALEDARAAV, encoded by the coding sequence ATGCAAATCCACGGCAACACGTCGGGCCTCGCGCCCCGAGAGACCAAAGCCCTCGAGCGCATCTACCAGCGCCGCCTGCCCTTCGACAAGCTCACCACCACCGAGCTCACCCGCGACCTGGTGTCCGTCAGCCACGCGACGGGCCGCCAGGTGGGCGTGCTGGCCGACCGCGCCGGCAGCATCCACCACGTCATCATCGGGGACGCCTCACGCTTGATGTTGCCCGACGTGGGTCGCCTGCGCGCGGGCAGCGGGCGCCTACGCGGCTTACGGCTGGTGCACACGCACCTCTACGACGAGCCGCTGACCCGCGACGACCTGGTGGACCTGACACGCCTGCGCCTCGACATGGTGGCAGCCATCTGCCTCGCGCCGGGCGAGGACCGCGCGCTCTCGGTCTACTACGGGCACAACATCCCGATCGCCGAGGGCAGCTCCGACGCACCCTTCCGTACGTTCGGTCCGATCCCCATCGCCAAGCTGGACGCCAACCCGGCCGAGATCGTGCCCGCGCTCGAGGCCGAGTTCGCGCGGGCGAGCAAGGCACGCACCGTCACGGGCAAGGACGGCCGCGCCATCCTCATGCACGTGTGCGAGAAGAAGCACGCGCGCAACGCCGAGGATTCGCTACGCGAGCTGGAGGAGCTGGCGCGCACGGCGGGCGTGGAGGTGGCCGACAGCCTCGTGCAGGTGCGAGAGCGCATCGACCCCAAGCTCGTGATGGGGCGCGGCAAGCTCGACGACGTGGTCATCCGCGCCATGCAGCTGGACGCCGAGGTGCTCATCTTCGACCGTGAGCTCGGGCCCGCGCAGGCCGCGGCGATCGCGCACCTGACCGACCTGAAGGTGCTGGACCGCACCCAGCTCATCCTGGACATCTTCGCGCAGCGCGCCGAGAGCAACGACGGAAAGCTGCAGGTGGAGCTGGCGCAGATGAAGTACCTCTTGCCGCGCCTGGGGCAAAAGGACGACTCCCTGTCGCGCCTGACGGGCGGCATCGGCGGACGAGGTCCCGGTGAGACCAAGCTCGAGGTGGGGCGACGACGCGCGCGCGACCGCATCGACCGGCTGAACCGCGAGCTCAAGCAGCTGTCCAAGCAGCGCAAGCAGCGCCGCAGCAAGCGCAACCAGAGCGGCGTCGCGGTCGTCGCCGTGGTGGGCTACACCAACGCAGGCAAGAGCACGCTGCTCAACACGCTGACGGGCAGCGACGTCATCGCGGAGGACAAGCTCTTCGCCACGCTCGACACGCGCGCGCGCCGCATGCGGCTGCCCTCGGGGCGGGAGCTGGTGCTGACCGACACCGTGGGCTTCATCCGCGACCTACCCAAGGACCTGTTCGCTGCGTTCAAGGCCACGTTCGAGGAGGCACAAGACGCCGACCTCCTGCTGCACGTGATCGACGCCAGCGACCCTGCCTGGGACGAGCACGTGGCCACCACGGAGGAGCTGCTCACACGCCTCGAGCTCGACCGCATGCCGCGCGTGCTGGTCTTCAACAAGGCCGACAAGCTCGACCCGGGCGTGGTGGCGCACATGGCCGAAGTACGCGGCGCAGCGCACTCGGCGGCGACGTCGGCCGCGGGGGTGCAGCCCGTCATCGAGCGGCTCGAGCGCGAGCTGCAGGCCCTCGAGGACGCGCGGGCCGCGGTCTGA